The following proteins come from a genomic window of Fibrobacter sp. UWR3:
- a CDS encoding 1-acyl-sn-glycerol-3-phosphate acyltransferase: protein MRAILATLYYLVVFVGMIILGVPYIIYKGYIRGHKEEITNVCQFFFKNIAFKLFRIKIKIEGEENIPKGRKGFVIVANHQSFLDINVIWPAIGNAAFMAKASLWKAPVFGWVISTIGCIPVHKNPRMNAGMGKLVSERIAKGYNFAVFPEGHRTEDGHMLKFQNGIFRMAKDQNFDILPITLVNTGEILPKVKWSIRGGEVRMVIHPMVKASDYADKSMAELRDELHDLVESAMPYKQAELAQAKLDAESGTKEA, encoded by the coding sequence ATGCGCGCAATACTTGCAACCCTTTACTACCTCGTCGTCTTTGTCGGCATGATTATCCTCGGCGTACCCTACATTATTTACAAAGGATACATTCGCGGACACAAGGAAGAAATCACGAACGTCTGCCAGTTCTTCTTCAAGAACATCGCTTTTAAGTTGTTCCGAATCAAGATAAAGATAGAAGGCGAAGAGAACATCCCGAAAGGCCGCAAGGGTTTTGTCATCGTGGCGAACCACCAGAGTTTCCTCGACATAAACGTCATCTGGCCCGCGATAGGCAACGCGGCCTTCATGGCGAAGGCAAGCCTCTGGAAGGCACCCGTTTTCGGCTGGGTCATTAGCACCATCGGCTGCATTCCCGTGCACAAGAACCCGCGCATGAATGCCGGCATGGGAAAGCTTGTCTCGGAACGCATCGCGAAGGGCTACAACTTCGCCGTGTTCCCCGAAGGTCACCGCACCGAAGACGGCCACATGCTCAAGTTCCAGAACGGAATCTTCCGCATGGCGAAGGACCAGAACTTCGACATCTTGCCCATCACGCTCGTGAACACTGGGGAAATTCTCCCGAAGGTCAAGTGGTCCATCCGTGGTGGCGAAGTCAGGATGGTTATCCACCCGATGGTGAAGGCCAGTGACTATGCGGACAAGAGCATGGCAGAACTGCGCGACGAACTGCACGATTTGGTGGAGTCGGCGATGCCCTACAAGCAAGCGGAACTTGCACAAGCGAAATTAGATGCCGAAAGCGGCACAAAGGAGGCCTGA